The sequence CGTGCTTCAGTCTCGGGTCTCGAGCGCGCCCCGGAGGGCGCGCGGGCGCGTCACTTCGTGGTGCCGTCTGCGTTGAACTGGTCGAGATAGGCGATCAGGTCGGCGATCTGCTGCTCGTTCTTCAGGCCGGCATAGACCATCTTCGTCCCCGGCGTGACCTGGCGCGGGTTCTGGATGTAGACGGCGAAGTTCTCGTGGTCCCAGGTCTTGTCGAGGCCCTGGAAGGCCTGGGAATAGTTGTAGTTCTCCACCGAGCCGGCCTCGCGGCCGAAGAGGCCGTTCAGCTGCGGGCCCACGAGGTTGCGGGCCGTCTCGCCGACCTGATGGCAGGCGCGGCACTGGTTGAAGACGCGCTGGCCGGCGGCCGCGTCCTGGGCCTGGGCGGTTCCGACGCCGCCGGCCAGAAGGAGCGAGGCGGCAGCGAGGGCGATGATGCGCATGATGAAGGTTCCTCTCTCTTCGGGCGTTGGTCCTGCCTGGATTGATTCCAGCTTGGCCTTTATAGGGCGCATCATCCTGAAGCGTAGATGAACGCGCCACCCCGCCTTTCGACTCGGCCGATGCCGGGGAAGGGCAGATGGAAGCCGACGAGGCCGATCTCGTCCGTCGCGAGCCGGTCGAGCAGCGCGAGGCGGGTCGCGATCGCCTGCTCGCGGTCGAGGTCCGTGCCGAGCGGCCAGTCGGGTTTCTGGAAGGAGATCAACGCGTTGGTGAGCGCGTCGCCGCCGATCATCAGCTGGGCGCCGCCGCTTTCGACGAGCACCGACATGTGCCCCGGCGAGTGGCCCGGCGTGGCGACGTAGCGCACGCCCGGGGCGAGCTCGGCATCGGCGCCGGCGGTCTCGAGCGCGCCACCCAGCGTCTCGATCACCCGCGCGGCGCCGAGCGCGAGGCCCTTGAGCCAGTCCGGCGCCGTGTCGGGCGTCGTCGGGTCGCTCCAGTAGGCGTGCTCCGCCTCGCCCATCACGTGGCGGGCGTTGGCGAAGCGCGGCCCTTCCTCGAAATCGTCCACCGCGCCCCAGAGATGGTCCGCGTGGCCGTGGGTGAAGACGACGTCGGTCACGCTCTGCGGGTCGACGTCGATCTCGTAGAGCGCGTCGGTGAGCTTGCCGGCGGTGGCCTGGAAATTCGGGCCGGAGCCCGCGTCGACCAGCACCCGGCGCTCGCCGGTCTCGATCAGCACCACGTTGGTCTGGTTGGTGAATTCGCGCGGCGGCTCCTGGCCGTTCTCGCGATAGAGCGCGTCGAGATCGTCGGAGGCGGTCTCCGGCAGGGTGAAGGAGACCGGCAGCGCCAGCGTGCCGTCCGAGACGACCCGGACCGTGATGTCGCCGATGGTCAGCGTCTCGCTGGCGCGGGCGTGGGCGAGGCGAAGGCCCGGAGGGAGGCCGAGAGCGGCCGCGGCCCCGGCGAGGGGCGCGGCGGCGAGCAGCGTCCGGCGGGTGGCCCCGCCGGCGCGCGCGTTCTTCTCGTTCTGGTTCATCCGAAAATGTCCGTGGCGATGCCTTCGTACCAGCCGATGTTCTCCTCCTGCGTCTGCCGGCGCAGGTCGTCGTCCTCGTCGAGCTGGGACACGAAGGTCTCGGTGGCGGTGATCTTGCCGTCCTGCGGCTCGTAGCGCCCGCCGACCTTCACCGCGTCGTCGTCGGCGATGAGGCTCCAGCAGGTGTTGGAATAGCGCGCCGGGAACTGGCGCGAGCCGGTGAGCGCGGCGCGGATGGCGTTGGCCGCGACCTTGGCCTGGCTGTTCGCCGAGAAGCCGGACTTCGGCATGTCCCCCGCGATCGTCGCGTCGCCGAGCACGGTGACGGCCTCGTCGACCGTCGAGCGCATGCTCTCCGCGACGATGGGGCAGAAGCCGGTCTCATTGGCGAGCCCCGCCTGCACCGCGATGGCGCCGGCGCGCTGGGCCGGGATGACGTTGATCAGGTCGCCCTTGTAGGGCCCGAAATCGGTCTCGACCGTCATCGAGGCGACGTCCACGGCGCCGATCCCGCCGTGGATCATCGGATCCTGCCACTCGACCATGCCGGGATAGTAGCGCTGCCAGCCGGCGGAGAAGAGCGCCTGCTTGGAGAACTTGTCCTTCGGGTCGAGGATGACGATGCGCGAGCGCGTGTGCCCCTTGGCCTTGAGCACGTGCGCCATCATCGAGACGCGCTCGTAGGGGCCGGGCGGGCAGCGATAGGGGTTGGGCGGCGCGATCATCAGGATCTGCGCGCCGTCCTCGAGCGCGTCGAGCTGCGCCTTGAGAAGCTGCGTCTGCGGGCCGGCGAGCCAGGCGTGGGGCAGCGTCTCCGCCACCTCCTCCGAATAGCCCTCGACCGAGTCGTAGACGAGGTCGATGCCCGGGGCGACGACGAGATGGTCGTAGGCGAGATCCGAGCCGTCGCCGAGGCGCACGGTCTTGGCCTCACGGTCGATGGCGGTGGCCGTTTGGCGGGCGTGCTTCACGCCGTAGGCCTCGGTCAGCTGCTCGTAGCCGTGGTTGATCTCGTCCCAGCCCTTGAAGTCGCCGAGATAGAGGTTCGAGTGGAAGCAGGTGGCGAAGCGCTCCTTCGGCTCCACCAGCGTGACGTCGACGGCGCCGTCGGAATCGCGCGCGACGTACTTGGCGAGCGTGGCCCCGCCCGGTCCGCCGCCGATCACGACGAGGCGCGGCTTCGCGCCCTGCGCGATGGCGGGGGCGGAGAGCCCGAAGGGCGCGGCGGCCGCCGCGACGGCTCCGGCCTTGATGAGTGTTCGACGCGTGATCGACATGTCCATCCTCCCAGCTCGGCCCGAGGCCGAATTTCACAAAAGTCTGCGTGTTTACACGCATTATGCAGTTTATCGGGTATTTTTCTCCGCGCCAGACCCGAGCGTTGCGAAATAGGCCGCGAGCGCGGCCAGATCCTCGTCGTTGTACCGGCCGGCGATGGTGCGCATCACCTGATTGTCGCGCTCGCCGTTCTGATACTGGTGCATGACGAGGACGAAGCTCTCCACCGGCCATCCGACGATCGGCGGGATACCGTCGAAATGCCCGCTCTCCTGGTGGCAGGTGACGCATTCGCCCGCGAGATAGGCGCCGTACTCCGCGTCACCCGCGAGATCCTGCGCGGCAGACTGCGCCCTGGCGGGCGCGACCGCCAGGGAAAACGCGAAAAGGCCGGCCGCGGCGAGAGCCGCGACCGGCGCCAGGAGGGTTCTGAGAGCCGCGGGAAACGTGCGGGCGCGGCGCGCGCGCCCGCACGCGGTCCCGGCGCGCGCCTCCCGCGCGCCGGGCCGATCCGCCGGAGGGAGTCGGCGGAGGGGGGAAAGGTCCGGCCCGACCATCAGTCGACGGTCGGCCCCTGGCCCGGTTCGGGCGTGACGTCGAGCGCGCGCGCCCGCATCAGGATCTCGGCCTGTCCTTCGGCGCAGTTCGTCATGCAGGGCTCCCTCCAGAAATGCTTCTCCGCCACCTCGCGGTCGTCGGGGAAGAAGTTCGCCACGTTCTCCAGCTCGATCTCGGCGTAGTTCTCGTGGCTGAGCTCGAAATCCTCGTCGAGGATGACGTCGTTCAAGTAGAGCACGTAGGCCGAGACCGCGTAAAGCTCGTCGGGCGAGAGGGACTGCGCATTGCCGTAGGGCATGGCGCGGTAGATGTAGTCGATCAGGGTCGAGGCGTAGGGCCAGTAGGAGCCCACCGTCTTCATCGGGTCGTGCGTGTCGAGGGTCTCGTACCCGCCCGCCAGCATCGGCCAGCGCCCGGCGCCCTCGCCGAAATCGCCGTGGCACACGGCGCATTGCATGACGTAGACCTCCTCGCCCTCGAGCACCGTGCCGCGGCCCTCCGGCAGGCCGAGCCCGTCGGGGCGCACGTCGATGTTCCAGCCGGCGATCTCCTCCGCGCTCGCCGGGCGGCCGAGGCCGAGGCCGGTGGGAAGCTCGGGGAAGGCGCCGTCGGTCACGGAACCGGTGGTCTCGGTCGCCTGCGTCGGCGCGGGCAGGAGCGCCCCGCCGGCGAGAACGGCGCCGCCGGCCACGAGCGCGGCGAGCGCGAGGCCGCGCATGGCGCGAGAGGCCTTCTCAGGAGACTTCGACATTTTCGACCTCCCCGCTGGCCGTCACGTGCCAGGTCTGGATCCCGTTGTTGTGATAGATCGAGTTGAGCCCGCGCACGGCCCGCAGCTCGTTCTTGGTCGGCTGGACGTAGCCGGTCTCGTCCACGGCGCGCGACTGCAGCAGCAGCGGCGAGCCGTCCCAGTCGAACTCGTAGTAGAAGCGGGTGAGCGCCTTGCCCCAGACCGGCCCGTCGATGCGCGCGCGGTTCCAGTTGCGCCCGCCGTCGAGGGAGACGTCGACGCCCGCGACCTTGCCGCGGCCCGACCAGGCGAGGCCGGAGATCACGGTGAAGCCGCGGCCGTGATTGACCGGCGCCTGCGGGCTCGGGCTCGTGATCACGGACTTGGCGTCCATCACGAAGGTGAACTTGCGCGCGCTGCCGTCCTCGAGGAGATCGGTGTATTTCGACGTCTCCTCGCGCTGGTACCAGGGCTCGTCGCCCACCTCGATGCGGCGCAGCCACTTCACCCACATGTTCGCCTCCCAGCCGGGGACGACCATGCGCACCGGATAGCCGTTCTCGGGGCGCAGCATCTCGCCGTTCATGCGATAGGCGACGAGGCAGTCGTCGAGCGCCTTCTCGATGGGGAGCGAGCGCGTCATGCCCGACGCGTCGGCGCCCTCGAGCAGCAGCCACTTGCCCGTCGGCTTCACGCCGGCCTCGGCGAGGAGCACCCGCAGCGGCACGCCGGTATACATCACGCAATGGATCATGCCGTGCGTGAACTGGCAGCCGTTGAGCTGCGCGCCGCGCCATTCCATGCCCGAATTCGCCGCGCATTCGGCGAAATAGGCGCGGTTGACCCGCGGCATGCGCTTCAGGTCGTCCAGCGTGAAGACGAGCTCCTTGTCGACGAGCCCGTGCAGGACGAGGCGGTAGTCCTGCGGGTCGAGTTCCGCGATGCCGCCGTGATGGCGCTCGAAGCACAGGCCGTTGGGCGTGATCGGGCCGTCGAGCTCGTGCAGCGGCGTGAAGCTCACCGACGATTCCCGCGAGGCGGTGAGCCATTCCACGTCGCGGCGCACGACATGGCTCTCGTGCTCCGAGGGCCGCCCGTAGGCGCGCACGGCGACGCCCTCGCCGAGATAGCGCGACCAGTCGGGCACGTTGGGCGGCAGGTTCGCGGGGTTGGCCGTCTCGGCGACGGCCTTGCCGCCCATCAGCGCGGCGCCGCCGGCGGCGAGACCCGCGCGCAGGAAGGTCCGGCGCGAGGCGCGCGGGCCGTTTGCGGCTTCGTCCTTGGACATCGGCATCGTTCCCTTCGTCTCTCGTCGTCTCGTCGCGGCGTCAGGCGCCGGTGACGCGCACGGTCTCGGTCTCCCGCGGCGCGATCACCTGCTTGTCGCGGATGTGCTCCATCACGAGGTCCCAGATCGGCGGGCCCTCGGTGCTCTCGTTGATGCTCGCCCAGCCGGCGACCGCGTATTCGCGCTCGGCCTCCAGCGCCTCGCCCGTGCGCGTGAGCGTCAGCTCGGAGATGCGCGAGCCCATCGGCGCGGAGACGTCGATGGCGTAGGAGATGCCGCCGACGCGCACCATGTCGCCGCCCTGCTGGTAGTAGGGATCGGGGTTGAACAGGTTGTCGGCGACGTCCTCCAGCACCTCCTTGAGGCGCGCGCCGGTCATGCCGATGCGGTAGGTCGCCGGGTAGGTCATGGCGGTGGCGTTGTAGACGTCCTCCGCGCGGATCTCGTCGCCGGGCAGGAGCGAGGCGCCCCAGCGGAAGCCCGGCGAGAGCGAGATCTCCGCGTCGCGGCGCTCGAGCATCGCCTCGCAGATCACGTCGTCGAGCGTGCCGTTGAAGTTGCCGCGCCGGTAGAGCAGCCCGTCGGTGCGGCCCAGCACCTCCGAGAGCGCCGCCTCGTGCGGGGCGCGGATCTCGGCGATCTTCGCGGCCATGGTCGGCTCCGGCGCGATGGCGTCGGAGAAGACCGGGATGAGCTTGTAGCCGAAGCCCTTCACCTCGCCGCCGGAGACGTCGAGATCGAGGCGCGAGACGAACTTGCCGTGCGAGCCCGACGCGATCACCAGCGTCTTGCCGACCATCACCGGCTCCGGCAGCGCGTCGTGGGTGTGGCCCGTGAGCACGACGTCGATCCCCGGCACGCGCGAGGCGAGCTTGCGGTCGACGTCGAAGCCGTTGTGCGACAGGAGCACGACCACGTCGGCGCCCTGCGCCCGGGCGTCGGCGACGCTCGCGGCGATCTCCTCCTCGCGGATGCCGAAGGACCAGGAGGGGATCATCCAGCGCGGGTTGGCGATGGGCGTGTAGGGGAAGGCCTGGCCGATGACCGCCACCTTCACCCCGGCGCGCTCGACCATGGTCATCGCGTCGAAGACCGGCTCCTCCCAGTCCGTGTCGCGGATGTTGGAGGCCAGGAAGGGGAAGGCGAGCTTCTCGACGAGCTCGTTCACCCGCTCCTCGCCGAGCGTGAACTCCCAATGGCCGACCATGGCGTCCGGCCGCAGCAGGGCCATGCAGTCCACCATGTCCTCGCCGCGGGTCTGCAGCGAGGTGTAGGAGTTCTGCCAGGTGTCGCCGCCGTCGAGGAGGAGCGTGTTGCCCTCCCCGCGCTCGGCGCGGATCGCGGCGATCACGGTGGCGATGCGGTCGAGGCCGCCCATGCGGCCGTAGGCCTTGGCGAGCGTCGCGAAATCCTCGTAGGTCAGCGCGTGCGCCATGGCCGAGCCCGGCGCGATGCCGTACATGTCGAGCAGCGCGCGGCCGGTGACGTGGGGCACGAGGCCCTTGACCTCGCCGACCCCGAGATTGATCGAGGGCTCGCGGAAATAGACCGGCGCGAGCTGGGCGTGGATGTCGGTGACGTGGATGATCGACAGCCGGCCCACCGGGTCCATGCGCAGGAGCTCGTCCTGCGTCAGGCTCTGCTGGGCGAAGGCGCGCGACCAGCCCGATGCGGGCAGGATCGCCGCGGTGGCGGCGGCCATCTGCAGGAATTCGCGTCTCGAAGGCATCGCGTGTCAGTCCTGGTCGGCCCGGGAGGCGGGCATGCGTCGTCGGTCGCGCGGCGGATGCGGCGCGGCGGCGCGGGTCTCGACGGGAGGGATGGCGAGGACGCCGTCGCGGCGCCCTCGCGATCTGCCGGGGATCAGTTGACGACGACGTCCTCGGTCGCCGTGATCTCGGTCCCGTCGTCGTCGATCCAGGTGAAGGTCAGCGTGCCCGAGCGGGGCGGCGCGACGTTGAACTGGAAGTAGGGGTTCGCCGAGACGGCCGGCTCGATGTCGCAGGAGAACACCACCTGCCCTTCGAACTCGCACTTGAAGGTGTTGATGATCTTGCGCGGGATGGTGTTGCCGTCGCCGTCGCGGCGCTGGCCGGATTCCATCGTGTGCGAGACGAGGGTCTTCACCTCGATGGTCTCGCCCTTGGTGATCTCGTTGCGATCGAGACGGATGCGGGGACGCGGGGTCGCCATGGCTCGTATTCCTCGTGTTCGGTGCGTGGGATGAACGGTCGACGATCGGGCGCGGGCGTCAGCCGCCGCAGCCGCCGATCGTGACCTTCACCTCCTTGCGGTCCATGAACACCGAGCCGTCGTTCATCTTGGCGACGGCGATGACGTTCTGCGTGCCCGCGAGACGGATGCGGGTGTTCGCCTGGGCCACGCCCGACATCGGCGAGAAGTGGAAGGTCGCCACGCCGGGGCGCGGGTTGCCGTCGGCCACGATCAGGACCTCGGAGACGTAGTCGTCCTCGCTCATCGGGCTCTCGACGAACACGTCCATCGGCACCGTGTTGCCGTTCTCGGCGATCTCCGGCACGTCCAGCATGACGCGGCCCATCGTCGGCTCCGCGCCGCCGGTGAACGCGTCGATCGCCGCCTGCGCGTCCTCGGCCGCCGCGAAGGCCGGAACCGTCACGCCCTTCAAGCCGGTCGCCGCCGCGACCGCACCGACGCCGGCCAGCAGCGCCTGACGGCGGGTCAATTGGAAAGTCATCATTCGTCTCCCTCTTCGCTCGTGCGCCCTGTTTCCGCCGCACGAAAGCGTGGCGCGCCCCCGAGCATCGCTCGCAGGCTAAACTCGCAGCCGGAGATCGAAAAGCGGTCACGCTTCAAAAGCGTGCGAACGCCCTCGGCTCCCTCCCGGTTCGCCTTGTCGCGGCGAACACATTCAGTTTTTGCTATGCTGGCGAAACGACGCCCCGACGTCAATCGGAATCTTTCCAGGGAACCCCTTCCCATCGCATTTTTTGCATGTAACATGCGTGAAAGGATCGGGACGCCAAAAACCGATCCGCGACACGAAAGAACCGCAAACGAGGCGCGGGAGGAAACGGCCTTGCACAAGCTGACGACGATGGCGCTGGCGGCGACGCTGGCGGCGGGAGTCGCGTTGTCGGGGGGCGTGAGCCCCCTCGGCGCGCAGACCGAAGAGGAGACCCAACGCGGTCTCGAGCGCTTCCGGCAGATGCTGCGGGAGGACCCCTGGTCGAATCCGGCCCTCCTCGACGCGGATCGCGGCGAGATGCTGTGGGCGACGCCCGCCGGCCCCAACAACGCCACCCTGGAGGATTGCGATCTCGGCCTCGGCCCGGGCGTGGTGGACGGCGCCTTCGCGCAGCTGCCGCGCTATTTCGAGGATGCCGGGCGCGTCATGGACGTCGAGACCCGCATCCTGTGGTGCATGCAGGAGCTGCAGGGGTTCGACGTCGCCGAATTCGTGAAGAAGCCGCATCCGTCGGGCGGCCAGCCGGTGAAGGACGTGGGCGCCATCGCCACCTTCATCGCCAACCGCTCCGAGGGCGAGGCCTTCGACCCGCAGCTCGACGACGAGGCCGGACAGGCCGTCGTCGCCATGGGCGAGGCTCTGTTCAACCGCCGCTCGGGCCCGTTCGACTTCTCCTGCGCCACCTGCCACGCGGCGAGCGGCCTGCGCATCCGCCTGCAGGAGCTGCCCTATCTCTCCGATCCGGAGGAGGCGCAGGTGGTCGTCGGTGAATGGCCGGCCTACCGCGTGTCCTCGACGCACGTGATGACCATGCAGCACCGCATGTACGACTGCTACTGGCAGATGCGCATGCCCAAGCTGGAGATGGGCTCGGAGGCCTCCGTGGCGCTGATCTCCTATCTCGTCGACAAGGCCGCCGGCGGCGACGTCGCCGCGCCCGGCATCAAGCGCTGAGGGAGGCTTTCATGCGCACGATCGCTTTCGCTCTCGCGCTCTCCGCGGGCCTCTCCACCGCCGCCCTCTCCACCGCGGCTCTCGCGCAGGACGCGGCGCCCTCCACGGCCGAGGTCGACGCCATGGTCGAGGCCGCCTTCCCCGGCATCGATCCGGACTGGGCGGCGCGGCTCACGCCCGACCAGACGATGGAGCAGTGCAACGCCTTCGCCAACAACCCGCCGGACGACGTCTTCGAGGAGATCCGCGCCCGCGCCGAGGGCACCGTGGTCTATCCCGAGGACGGCGTGCTGATGGGCTCCTGGGAGAACGGCGAGAAGCTCGCCCAGTCCGGCTACGGCATGCGCTTTTCCGACTATCCGCCGCGGCGGGAGAACGGCGGCAACTGCTACGCCTGCCACCAGCTCACCCCGGGCGAGGTCTCCTACGGCACGCTCGGCCCGAGCCTGCTCGGCTACGGCAAGCTGCGGGACTTCTCGGAGGAGGCGACCAAGGCCGCCTACGACAAGATCTACAATCCGCACGTGGCCTTCCCGTGCTCGATGATGCCCCGCTTCGGCGCCAACGGCGTTTTGACGATGGACCAGATCAAGGACATCGTCGCCCTGCTGATGGACCCGAAATCGCCGGTGAATCAGTAAGGGGGCGTCCGGGAAGGCCACGGGCCGCCGGAAACGATCTCGGCATCGGCGGTCGGTGATCGGAGACGGCCGTCGTTGCCCGCGCTCTCCGCCGTGCGGCGCCGATCCACCGCGGCTCGCGGTTGGGGGCGGAGCGATCCGCTCCGCCCTTCACCTGCAGATTTCGCCCCTCTCCCCGCTCGGCACGCGGGGAGAGGGGTTTTTTCGTGCGATGCAGCACGATGTCGGATCAGGCCGCGCGGACCTTCGCCACGAAGCCCTCGACCCGCTGCCGGATGGCGGCCGCCTCGTCGGCGAGCGCCTTCGAGGCGGCGATGATCGCCTCGGAGGAGGCGCCGGTCTCGTCGGCGAGCGTGCCCACGACGTCGACCGCGCCGTTCACCGCCTTCGCCCCGCTCGCGGCCTCCTGGACGTTGCGGGAGATCTCGGACGTGGCCGCGCTCTGCTGGCTCACGGCCGAGGCGATGGCGGCCGCGATCTGGTTCATCTCGTCGATCGTCGTGGCGATCTCGCGGATCGAGGCGACCGAGCCGTCGGTGGCGGCCTGCATCTCGGCGACCTTCGCGCCGATCTCCTCGGTCGCCTTGGCGGTCTGGTTGGCGAGCGTCTTCACCTCGGCGGCGACCACCGCGAAGCCCTTGCCGGCCTCGCCCGCCCGCGCCGCCTCGATGGTGGCGTTGAGCGCGAGGAGATTGGTCTGCTCGGCGATGGAGCGGATCAGATCCACGACCTCGCCGATGGAGCGCGCGGCCACCGAGAGGTCCTGCACGTGCTGGTCGGTGGCGCGGGCGCCCGCCACCGCGCGGCCGGCGATCTCGGAGGAGGCCTGGGCCGAGCGGCCGATCTCGCCGATCGAGGCGGCGAGTTCCTCGCCGGACGCCGCGACGTGCTGGATGTTGGCCGCCGTCGCCTCCGAGCGCTGCATGGCGTCGGAGACCGAGCCGCGGGTGCGCCCGGCGATCTCGGTGAGCCCGTCGGCCTGGGCGCGCATGGCGCGGAAGGCGTCGTCGAGGCTGGCCAGCGCCGAGCGCACGCCGCTCTCGAACTCGGCGGCGAGCTTGTCCACCATGGCGGCGCGCTCGGCGACCTTGCGTCCCTCGGCGTCGCGCATGGAGGCGAGCTCGCGCTCCTTGGCGGCGGCCTCCTCGGCGGCGGCGACGCCCGCCCGCGAGGCGGCGATCATCTTCTCGAGCGTCAGCACGACCCAGGTGAGCACGGCGGTCTCGAGCACGACGATGACCGCGTGCAGCGCGACGCGCAGGAAGCTCGCGCCCTCGGGGAAGACCGCGAAGGGGATGACGAAGTTGAAGGACAGGTGGTGCAGAGCGGTCACCGCCGCGCCGACCAGGATCGTGCGCCAGTCGCAGAAGCCCGCCAGCATGGCGAGCGCCGCGAAGTAGTACATGTGCACGTCGATCTGCCAGGGGTGGCCGGCGAGCTCGAAGACGAACAGCGAGACCTGCGCCACGAGGCCGATGGCGATGGCGTAGCGGGTCGCCGGGGTATCGGGACGCGTCAGCGTCAGCGCCACACCCGGCGCAGCGAGCAGGGCGGCGATCACGACGTTCGTGACGAGCGAGCCGCCCACGGCGAGCGCGATGCCGGCTGCGACGGCGACATGGGCGGCGAGGAGCGCGGAGAGCGCCTTCGCCGTCGTGATGCGCAGGGTGGAGACGTCGACCATCGGGAGTTTCCTCGATCTTACGCGGGACTATTCGGTTTCCGGGACGAGACAGCCGCCGAGCGCCCGGGGGTCGAGGAGCGCCCAGGCGCCCGCCGCGCGCACGGCGCGGTCGAAGGCCTCGGGCTCGTCGGCGATCGCGACGGCGATGAAGGGGAAGGCGCCCGCACGCACCAGCGCGCCGCCGGCCGCGCCCACGCGGGCGAAGGCCTCGGCCTGGCTGGTCCAGGGGGCGAAGACGATGGCCGCTCCCTCGCGCGGATCCGCCGGCGCGCTCGCCATGACGGGCAGCGCGAGCGAGAGGGCGGCGAAGAGAGCGACCATGAATCGGGGCATCGTACGCAGCGTCCGGCGCGGCGGGATACCGCATGACGTAGCGCACGATGCCCGATTGGCATTAAACCGGAGTTAAAGCCACTTCACTATCATGAATTTGCAATACCGCGGCGCTTCAGCTCGGACGCGATTTCGTCGAGGATCGCCGGATCGTCGATCGTCGCCGGCATGGCCCATTCGTCGCCGTCGGCGATCTTCTTCATCGTGCCGCGCAGAATCTTGCCGGACCGCGTCTTGGGCAGGCGGCCAACCGTGATGGCGAGCTTGAAGGCGGCGACGGGGCCGATCTTCTCGCGCACGAGGCCGACGAGCTCCTTCTCGATCTCCAGCGGCGAGCGGTCGACGCCCGCCTTGAGCACGACGAACCCGCAGGGCGCCTCGCCCTTGAGCGCGTCCTTCACCCCGATCACGGCGCATTCGGCGACCGCCGGATGGGCGGCGAGCACCTCCTCCATGCCGCCCGTGGAGAGGCGGTGGCCGGCGACGTTGATGATGTCGTCGGTGCGGCCCATGATGAAGAGATAGCCGTCCTCGTCGACGAAGCCCGCGTCCGAGGTGTTGTAGTTCCCCGGGAAGGCCTCGAGATAGCTCTCGCGGAAGCGGTCGTCCGCATGCCAGAGCGTCGGCAGGCAGCCCGGAGGCAGCGGCAGGCGGATGACGATGGATCCCATCGTGTTCGGGCCGACGTCCTTGCCGCCCTCGTCGACGATGCGCACGTCGTAGCCCGGCATCGGCACGGTCGGCGAGCCGTGCTTCACCGGCAGGACGCCGAGCCCCACGGGATTGCCGGCGATGGCCCAGCCGGTCTCCGTCTGCCACCAGTGGTCGATCACCGGGACCTGCAGGATCTCCTCCGCCCATTGCACGGTGGCGGGGTCGGCGCGCTCGCCGGCGAGGAAGAGCGCGCGGAATTTCGAGAGATCGTAGCGCTTCAGGTGCTCGGCGTTCGGGTCTTCCTTCTTGATGGCCCGCAGCGCGGTGGGCGCGGTGAACAACGTCGTCGCGCCGTGCTCGGCGATCACGCGCCAGAAGGCGCCGGCGTCCGGCGTGCCCACGGGCTTGCCCTCGTAGAGGATCGTGGTGCACCCGGCGATCAGCGGGCCGTAGACGATGTAGGAATGGCCCACCACCCAGCCGACGTCGGAGGCGCACCAATAGACCTCGCCGGGCTCCATCCCGTAGAGCGCGTGCATCGACCAGGCGAGGGCGACCATGTAGCCGCCGGTGTCGCGCACGACGCCCTTGGGCTTGCCCGTCGTGCCCGACGTGTAGAGCACGTAGAGCGGATCGGTCGCGGCCACGGGGACGCAATCGGCATGGCGGCCGGCGGCCTTCGCCGCGGCGACGGCCTCGGCCCAGTCGCGGTCGCGGCCGTCGACGAGGCCGGCCTCGGCCTGCGGCCGCTGGAAGATCAGGCAGGCCTCGGGCTTGTGCACGGAGAGCTCGACGGCGAGATCGAGCAGCGGCTTGTAGGCGACGACGCGTCCGGGCTCGAGCCCGCAGGAGGCGGAGAGGATCGCCTTCGGCCGCGCGTCCTCGATGCGTGTGGCGAGCTCCTTCGCCGCGAAGCCGCCGAACACCACCGAATGCACGGCGCCGAGCCGCGCGCAGGCGAGCATGGCGAACACCGCCTGCGGGATCATCGGCATGTAGACGACGACCCGGTCGCCCTTCTCGACGCCCATCTCGCGCAGCACGCCCGCGAGCGCGGCGACCTCGTCGCGCATCTCGGCGTAGCTCCACGTCGCCTTCTCGCCGGTCATGGCGCTGTCGTAGATCAGCGCGGGCTGGTCGCCGCGGGTCGCGACGTGGCGGTCGAGCGCGTTGTGGCAGACGTTGCAGACCCCGCCCTCGAACCAGCGGCCGTAGATGCCGGCCTTCTCGTCGAAGACGGTCTCGGGCGGGGTGTACCAGTCGATCGCCTGCGCCGCCTCGCCCCAGAACGCCTGCGGATCGGCTTTCCAGGCGGCGTAGATCTCATGGTAGCGGCTCGCTGGCTGCGTCGTCATCGCGACCTCCTCCCGGACCGGTGTTCTCGTTTCGGCGGCACCTTG comes from Salinarimonas sp. and encodes:
- a CDS encoding propionyl-CoA synthetase: MTTQPASRYHEIYAAWKADPQAFWGEAAQAIDWYTPPETVFDEKAGIYGRWFEGGVCNVCHNALDRHVATRGDQPALIYDSAMTGEKATWSYAEMRDEVAALAGVLREMGVEKGDRVVVYMPMIPQAVFAMLACARLGAVHSVVFGGFAAKELATRIEDARPKAILSASCGLEPGRVVAYKPLLDLAVELSVHKPEACLIFQRPQAEAGLVDGRDRDWAEAVAAAKAAGRHADCVPVAATDPLYVLYTSGTTGKPKGVVRDTGGYMVALAWSMHALYGMEPGEVYWCASDVGWVVGHSYIVYGPLIAGCTTILYEGKPVGTPDAGAFWRVIAEHGATTLFTAPTALRAIKKEDPNAEHLKRYDLSKFRALFLAGERADPATVQWAEEILQVPVIDHWWQTETGWAIAGNPVGLGVLPVKHGSPTVPMPGYDVRIVDEGGKDVGPNTMGSIVIRLPLPPGCLPTLWHADDRFRESYLEAFPGNYNTSDAGFVDEDGYLFIMGRTDDIINVAGHRLSTGGMEEVLAAHPAVAECAVIGVKDALKGEAPCGFVVLKAGVDRSPLEIEKELVGLVREKIGPVAAFKLAITVGRLPKTRSGKILRGTMKKIADGDEWAMPATIDDPAILDEIASELKRRGIANS